Genomic window (Akkermansiaceae bacterium):
GTGTCCTGCTCGCCGGTCCGGAACACATTGACCAGTACGGTGCGCCGACCATCAAAGCGCGAGCTGATATCGACATCCTCAAAACCATCAACGACTGTAGCAATTTCACGGAGCAATAGCTGTGAACCGTCAGGCTTGGTGGTTACCACGATATCCTCGAACTGCTTGGCCTTGTAGCGCTTGCCTTTCGCACGAATCACAACCTCTCCCGCAGTCGTCCGGATGGACCCACTCGGCAGATCCAGCGAGGTTCGCCTCACCGCATCGGCCACCTGTTGAAGCGTCAATTTGTGGCTGCGTAACGTTTGTTCCGAGACCTCGATTGAGATCTCGTATGGCCGCACTGCGGAGAGGGTCACCTTGGTGATCTTGGGCGTCCCCCGCAGCATGCGCATCATTTTTCCCTTGGCACCCGCAGCACCTTCGGGTGGCGGTCCCGCTTGATAGTCGAGTAGTCCGTCGCGGACAAGCTCACCAATTTCGCGCAGTGTTTTTTCATCGACATCCGCCGACACAGCGATGCTCATGACCTGCATATCGAGTCGGAGTTCCTCAAGCACCGGCTTCTCCGCCTTCTCCGGGAAACTGGTGATTGCATCGACCTTGGTTTTCAGGTCGCTCATCACCTCCCGGACGTTGTAACCCGTTTCCACCTCAACCGTACAGGCGCCCATGGACTCGGCTGCCGTGGAAGTGACCCGTTTAACGCCATCAACATCCGCAATGGCATCCTCCAGGGGCAGAAGAATCCCATCTTCCACTTCCTCCGGGGTGGCATTGGGAAACGGAACCTGGATCACCACGGCATCGAGGGAGATGTTAGGAAACACCTCTTTTTTGAGCTGGAACCAGGTGGTAAATCCGGTCAGCAAAACGAGCACCATCAGGAAGTTCGCTGCGACGTGGTTTTTACTGAACCAATGGATTGCTTTTTGCATGTTAGAGAGCCTACTTACATGGTTGCCGGCTTACTTTCTGCCTCCACCTCTTCCACACTGAGCTCCATACCGCCTACGGGAGTTTCCATGGGGCTGACGATGACCCGGGTGCCGTCTTTCAGGCCACCGGAAATAATGACGGTCTTGTTGAGTGTCCGCGCAACCTGGACGGGCACAAACCTCAACTTGTTCCCGGCATCCACGGTGAGTAATGTGTTATCGGAGCGCAGGGCACTACGGGGGATCTTGATTACCTTTTCCAGAGTCCTGCCACGGATCTCCGCCTTCACAAACAAACCCGCTGGCGGCAGCGCATAGCGTCCGCCTGATTTGTTAGATTCAATCCCGGCCACCAGGTAAATGGTCATCGTCCTCTGGTCAACAAGCCCCTCACTGCGAATCACCTTGCCTTTCCAGGTCTGCCATTGATTCCCTATGGTGGCCGTAGTGGTCACTGCGGCACCGATGATGTCATCCTTGTCGAGGTATCCCATTTCCTCAAGCGTGACCGGCACCCGGACTTCAAATTCATCCACAGAATAGACATCGGCCAGTCGGGCACCGGCCACAATAAACGACCCCATATCGGTGTAGGCAGCCTCCACCCGACAATCGTAGGGAGCACGTAGCTTGGTGCGGTCCAGATCACGTGTGGCTTTTCCCACAGCGGCCTCGGCCGACGCGATACGCGCCTTGGCGCTGGCAATCTGGGGCTTTCTCAACACCAGATCCGAGGGCTCGCCGCGTCCGAGCTTTTGCCAGTCGCGCTGTGCTTGTTCAGCCCGTGCTTCTTCCTGGGCAAGCAGGAGTTTGGCATCGGCCAGTGAGGCTTCTGCGGTGGCTAACATCGAGACGTAGTCGGCACTGTCGATTTCCAACATGATTTCATTTTTTGCAAATACCCCACCAGCTTTAAACTTGGGTGAAACCATCACCACACGCCCCATGACCTCGGAGGCGGCTTGGGTCCGCCGACCTGGCTCGACCCGACCCTGGGTCCGCACGTAGAGCTGCTCGTCGGCCGAGTTCACGGTAATAACCCGCACGACCGGTATGACGCGTGGTGGAGGTTCTTTATCAGCCTTGGGGCCGTGGGTTTCGAGATATTTTTTACCCGCCAAACCGAGGACCAGGACCAAGACGATAGCCACTCCCTTGGAAGTATGGGCCCATGCTCTTTTCGGACTGTGTTGTTCACTCATGATAAAAAATGTTAGGGAGCCACTGTAAATCCTCCACCCAGCGCAAGATGCAGGTCGATCCTGTTGGTGAGCCTTAACCGACGCAGCGAGGCGTATTGTGACTCCAGCTGAATTTTACGTGATTGTGCGACAAACAAAGTCATCACGTCGCCGTTGCCATCACGATAGTCGTCGCCCGCGGCCTTTGCCGCATCACGGGCCAGGTTCATCGCTTCACGGATCTCGTGTTCGCGGCGTTGTAACCACCTCTCGTTTGCCAAAGCCTGCTCCACCTCTCCAAAGGCATTGAGCACCGTTTTATGAAGCGTGGCCAGAGCTTCACGCTGGTTGGAATGGCGCACCCGCACTTCACTTCGAATGCGTCCCCCTGCCAGAATCGGGTAAAATACGTTGGCTCCGATCGACCACACACCGAAGTCGCTGTTGATAATCTTACTGAGTGAGTCTGTCGTAGTTCCCGCTGTGCCGGTGATCTTGAAACTGGGGAAAAGTGCGAGTTTCGCCTCCTTGATCCGCTTACGCGTTGAGGCATACCGGCGCTCGGCGGCCATAATGTCGGGTCGGCGCAACAGCAACTCCGATGGCAACCCCGATGGAGGCGACGAAGGCAAGGCTGGTAACGATGCACGCCCCGCTACTTTTGCCGAGGGATACCTGCCGACGAGCAGCTCAAGCTGCCGACGCGCCGTTTCCAGATTCCCCTGCTTGGCGGAAAGGTCCGCTTTGGCGGATGCCACATCCGTCTGGGCCAGGCGAAGCTGTGATGCGGAACCTCCTTCAGCCCGCATGTCCCGCTCATAACGGTCGCGCACCGCATCCTCGGTTTTTTTCCGTATGGTTAGAGCTTCCTTGGCGAGTGCCACCTGCTCGTTGGCCTCGGCCAAGGCAAACCATGCTTTGCAAACTTGCGCCGCGAGGGAAGCACGGGCAGCCCGGTAATCCTGCCCTCCCGCCTGCCATTCAGCAATCGACGCAGACTTTCCTGCCCGGGCCCGCCCCCAGATGTCCGGCTCCCAATCGACCTTGAGATCCACACCGTAACTTTCAGAGGTCACAGAGCCGCCGAAGGGAAAGCCGATGAACCGGATTTTCTGCCGGTTTCCCTTGGTCGTCAGGCCGACTTGCGGTTGGGAAAGTGCACTGGCCACGCGCGCGGCCTCTCCCGCCCGTATCACCCGCTCAGCGGCGATACGCATGTCCTGGTTCGACCGGAGGGCTTCGTTTACGATCATTGTCAGCCGACTATCTCCAAAGCGTTTCACCCAGTCGGCATCCACCCCAGCCCTGGCTTGCCTGGTAGCCGACCAGGTCGACGGCGTTTTACCCGATACAACACCGATCGATGAATCGGGTGCCTTGGCCACGCAACCTAACATCAACAATGATGTCAGTGAGGGAAACAGGTATTTCACTCCCGCTCTCCTTCCTTAGCTAGAAAGCCTGACAAGCAAAACGTGATCATCTCCTGGAATTGTGTCTCCGCGTCTGGATCACCGCAAGCACCTTTGGTTAGTTTGATCAACAAATCCCCGTGCAACAGTGTCTGGGCCATCACCCCAAAGGTGTAATGCAAACGCCAGAGCACTTGTTCGACCGATAATCCGGGCGCCGCGGCGATCAACGCCTGGGTAAAGGCCTCCGCCACCTTTTCAAACTCCGGAATGATCGCCGGCGGTAGAGCGCCCTGGTGATCCATCACACACCGGCCCATGAGTTTGAAAAACAGCTTCTCACTCATCCTACTGCGTTTGACCATCGTGAGGAACGGTCGCATGAAGGCTTCCAGCAACTCCCTGACCGATGCCGTCCGGCCATTCGCGGTCAACACCTCCAGCCGACGAAGACGCTCGGCATTGACCGGCTCGATATAGCGGCATTGGATTTCCTCGAACAGCTTCTCCTTACTGCCGAAATGATAGTTCACCGCCGCCACGTTCACCTCTGCGGCGGTGGTGATGTCGCGTAAGGACACCGACTCGAAACCGTGTTCAGCCAGAAGCCTCTCGGTGGTTTCGAGAATCAGGGATTTGGTGGTTTTCTTGGCGGCCAGCATTCAAGCGCACGATTTAAACGATTGCTTTAAAAATGCAAGGCCATAATTAAAGCGCTTGTTTGAAAACTGGAGCTGTCCCGAAAAAAAGCCGACCGGTTCTTGCCATCGCGGGCATGGTCAGTCTAGTTTCCGCGCATGAAAATCGGCTTGATCGGATGCGGCAGGATGGGAAGTGCTTTGATTGGAGGCATTGCCCAATCAGACATAACTACGGCGGAAGCGATCATTGTTTATGATCCCAACCCGGCTTCGGTCGATGACATGGTAGAAAAAACGGGTGTCTCACGGGCAGCTGACAATATCGAGCTCACCACGCTGGCGGACACCATCCTACTGGCGGTCAAGCCACAGTATATCTCAGCTGTTCTGGAGGAAATAGCGCCAGTGCTCACCCCCCGGCACCTGCTCATCTCGATCGCGGCCGGTGTCACGCTGGAAAAAATGGAGTCATTCTGCCCAAGCGAAACAAAGATTGTCCGGGCCATGCCCAACACCCCGGCGATGATTGGACTTGGCGCCACCGGTATTGCGCCCGGTCGTCATGCCACCCCCGCTGACCTGAGGATCGCCAGGCGGGTGATGGAATCCGTCGGCACAGTCAGTGAAACCACCGAAAGCCAACTCGATACCGTCACCGGGCTTTCCGGCAGCGGTCCCGCCTACGTCTACACTTTTATCGAAGCCATGGCCCTACAGGCTGAAAAAGAGGGCCTCCCCTTCGACGATGCACTCAAGCTGGCCGTACAAACAGTCCTCGGCGCAGCCAGCATGGTGAATGCCACGGGAATGTCCCCACGTGATCTGGTCAACCAGGTCACCTCCCCCGGGGGAACCACCCTGGCCGGACTTGCTGCACTGACAGAACATGGTTTTGAAACCAGCGTTGCCGCAGGTGTGCACGCGGCCACGGAACGATCACGGGAAATTGCCCGGGAATCGTAAACAAAGAAACCGCTGCCGCTGCCGCCAAGATTCTGCCATATTTCTGAAAGTTCTTCCGTCCGCTGACGTAATCGCTCTGCAGGCGCTTGATTCTTCCCCGATTCCCCCGATTCCATTTGCCAAATCGGCATCCGGGCATTATCTTCCCCGCCTACTCAACACCGACTTTAAACACCAACTTCAACAACTACAACCCATGGGACCTCTCGGATATCCAGAAATGGTGGTCATCTTTTTGATCATCCTCCTTCTTTTCGGCGCTAAAAAACTTCCCCAGCTCGCACGCGGACTGGGTAAGAGTATGGGCGAATTCAAAAAAGCCAAAGAGGAGTTTGAGCACGAGATCACACGTGCGGAGGACGAGGTGACCAAGGAACCCGTCGCTAAGTCGAGCACCTCCAAGGAAAGCCGGCCGCGCGATGACGAGGACGCCTAACCGGAGCCAACAATCAATATGGTTCTACCCACACCATCCACATCCATGAAGTATGCCTCGACACTGCTCGGGGCATTTTTCTGCCTGCTACTGACTGCCTGCAGTGAGAAAAAAGGATCCACGGAGAACTGGGAGAACCCGGGTAACACGGCGGCTACAAATACGGAAACAGGCGCCGCGCCCGCTGCTGTCAGCACCGGTGAAACTGCCCAGTCCCCAACCACGGAACACAGCCGGGAAGTCCGCTTCCTCGCCTACAACCTGAAAAACTACCTGACCATGCGCCGTTACATCGACGGCAAAGCCGTCTACACAGGCAAACCCGAGGAAGAGATCAGAGCCCTGATGGATGTCGTCAAGCTGGGCAACCCTGACATCCTGGGGGTGTGTGAAATTGGCAGCGATAAAGACCTCAAAGACTTCCAGGCGCGACTGAAAACGGCAGGTATCGACCTCCCCCACACGCATCGCGTCGAGGGCGCCGATGAGACCCGCGCCCTCGCCATCCTATCGCGCTACCCCATCGTATCCACTGCGATCCCCAGTAAACTCGACTACACGGTCAGCGGAGTCGATTTCAAAATCAGCCGGGGTATTCTCGATGCCACGCTTGCATTACCCAACCGCAAGGTCCGCTTCCTTGGTGTCCATTTCAAATCCAAACGCCCCATCAAGGAGGCCGACCAGGAGCTGATGCGTCGCAGTGAGAGTCTGCTGCTGCGACAGCATATCGACGAAATCCTGAAAGCAGCACCCGACACCCAACTTCTGGCCTACGGTGATTTTAACGATACCAAGCGCACCAAGGCGGTCTACACCATCCGGGGACGTTCCAACAGCCCGCTGCGTATGGAGATGCTGGAAATTGCCGATTCCCGTGGTGAAAACTGGACCCACAACTGGACGCGGGAAGACATCTACTCACGTTTCGATTTTGCCATGGTGAACACGAACCTGGCACCCCACATCAACAAGGCAGGCTGTAAACTCCTCGACCCTGGATTCTGGGAACTCGCCAGCGATCACCGTGCGCTTCTGGTATTGATCAAGTAAGCGGACTTTGTTCCCTTCTTGACTGATATTGCGCGATTTGCGATAGTGCTGATGATGATTAAATGGCTATTTACGCATATTTACCACCTCTGGATACTGTTGTCGATAGCATCCCCGCTTAACGCGGCAATCATTACAGTCGACACGTCTACAGACGAGTTAAACACACCGACAGGTCCCAACACCTCACTCCGTGAAGCCATTCGAGATGCCACTACGGGTGACACGATAAACTTTGCCCCCTCGTTAAACGGAGCAGTGATTTTTCTTCTCTCGGGTGAGTATCTCATCGACAAAAACCTCACAATCGATGCGTCTGCTCTAGGGAACGGTCTCACCCTCTACGGAGCTGGAGATCGCATTGCACGTATTTACGGTAGCTTGGCTACTATCAAAAACATAACATTCAGAAATGGCACAGCCTCTAACGGAGGCGCTCTACACATTTCCAACGGCTCGACGGTTAATATGAACCAATGCAGGATCGTGGCCAACAAGGCTCACGGAACCGGTGGCATCACAGGTTTGGGAGGTGGTATTTACTGCGATTCTTCAGCCCTCATCATCATCAATTCAACGATCGAACAGAATTCCACAACGACTGATGTTGGTGCCGACCTGGCTGGTGGTGGAATTTCCATGAGCGGAGGGAACACTACATCACTGACCCTCATCGGCACAACTGTTCAAAACAATAGCACACCTATGCGCGGTGGCGGTATTCATAGCACGAGCACAGGAACAATGACGATCATCGATTCCACCATAAGTGGAAACAACGCTGCATCAGGCGGGGGGATCGATCTGACATCGGGCACCTTGACACTATCAGGTAGCACGGTCTCTTCCAATGTTGGCTCTAGTAATGGAGGAGGAATCTACATCACTAGC
Coding sequences:
- a CDS encoding efflux RND transporter periplasmic adaptor subunit, coding for MSEQHSPKRAWAHTSKGVAIVLVLVLGLAGKKYLETHGPKADKEPPPRVIPVVRVITVNSADEQLYVRTQGRVEPGRRTQAASEVMGRVVMVSPKFKAGGVFAKNEIMLEIDSADYVSMLATAEASLADAKLLLAQEEARAEQAQRDWQKLGRGEPSDLVLRKPQIASAKARIASAEAAVGKATRDLDRTKLRAPYDCRVEAAYTDMGSFIVAGARLADVYSVDEFEVRVPVTLEEMGYLDKDDIIGAAVTTTATIGNQWQTWKGKVIRSEGLVDQRTMTIYLVAGIESNKSGGRYALPPAGLFVKAEIRGRTLEKVIKIPRSALRSDNTLLTVDAGNKLRFVPVQVARTLNKTVIISGGLKDGTRVIVSPMETPVGGMELSVEEVEAESKPATM
- a CDS encoding efflux transporter outer membrane subunit, which produces MKYLFPSLTSLLMLGCVAKAPDSSIGVVSGKTPSTWSATRQARAGVDADWVKRFGDSRLTMIVNEALRSNQDMRIAAERVIRAGEAARVASALSQPQVGLTTKGNRQKIRFIGFPFGGSVTSESYGVDLKVDWEPDIWGRARAGKSASIAEWQAGGQDYRAARASLAAQVCKAWFALAEANEQVALAKEALTIRKKTEDAVRDRYERDMRAEGGSASQLRLAQTDVASAKADLSAKQGNLETARRQLELLVGRYPSAKVAGRASLPALPSSPPSGLPSELLLRRPDIMAAERRYASTRKRIKEAKLALFPSFKITGTAGTTTDSLSKIINSDFGVWSIGANVFYPILAGGRIRSEVRVRHSNQREALATLHKTVLNAFGEVEQALANERWLQRREHEIREAMNLARDAAKAAGDDYRDGNGDVMTLFVAQSRKIQLESQYASLRRLRLTNRIDLHLALGGGFTVAP
- a CDS encoding TetR/AcrR family transcriptional regulator, with translation MLAAKKTTKSLILETTERLLAEHGFESVSLRDITTAAEVNVAAVNYHFGSKEKLFEEIQCRYIEPVNAERLRRLEVLTANGRTASVRELLEAFMRPFLTMVKRSRMSEKLFFKLMGRCVMDHQGALPPAIIPEFEKVAEAFTQALIAAAPGLSVEQVLWRLHYTFGVMAQTLLHGDLLIKLTKGACGDPDAETQFQEMITFCLSGFLAKEGERE
- a CDS encoding endonuclease/exonuclease/phosphatase family protein, with the protein product MKYASTLLGAFFCLLLTACSEKKGSTENWENPGNTAATNTETGAAPAAVSTGETAQSPTTEHSREVRFLAYNLKNYLTMRRYIDGKAVYTGKPEEEIRALMDVVKLGNPDILGVCEIGSDKDLKDFQARLKTAGIDLPHTHRVEGADETRALAILSRYPIVSTAIPSKLDYTVSGVDFKISRGILDATLALPNRKVRFLGVHFKSKRPIKEADQELMRRSESLLLRQHIDEILKAAPDTQLLAYGDFNDTKRTKAVYTIRGRSNSPLRMEMLEIADSRGENWTHNWTREDIYSRFDFAMVNTNLAPHINKAGCKLLDPGFWELASDHRALLVLIK
- a CDS encoding pyrroline-5-carboxylate reductase, translating into MKIGLIGCGRMGSALIGGIAQSDITTAEAIIVYDPNPASVDDMVEKTGVSRAADNIELTTLADTILLAVKPQYISAVLEEIAPVLTPRHLLISIAAGVTLEKMESFCPSETKIVRAMPNTPAMIGLGATGIAPGRHATPADLRIARRVMESVGTVSETTESQLDTVTGLSGSGPAYVYTFIEAMALQAEKEGLPFDDALKLAVQTVLGAASMVNATGMSPRDLVNQVTSPGGTTLAGLAALTEHGFETSVAAGVHAATERSREIARES
- the tatA gene encoding twin-arginine translocase TatA/TatE family subunit, which codes for MGPLGYPEMVVIFLIILLLFGAKKLPQLARGLGKSMGEFKKAKEEFEHEITRAEDEVTKEPVAKSSTSKESRPRDDEDA